From Oryzias melastigma strain HK-1 linkage group LG15, ASM292280v2, whole genome shotgun sequence, one genomic window encodes:
- the LOC112161590 gene encoding SEC23-interacting protein isoform X1 — MADRKNNNVPNSSANLLFSAAPDFSFNLPFMPVSQASGPAVLSGDDSTDVGEEDSFLGQTSANGPAASSTFSYFSNPVTTSDPFAGIGQSPCPPAGLSSALTAAGPVSFPSSIAMSPPPPSTVSQMNPPPSTFGSAVYQSPLGRQTPPPTTMTPPPAQMQPQHHNPYRHTASSSRASPYIPAPEILPPPHTPQQTPYSLSSPPQMFSPPGSTFTPPPPTNLAGPPPPASTAGAVVPAGPMMPYNYNVYEQVQPHWFYCKKVEQKSVWLPFSIFDSLQLEETYNSVQPDPESVIVRTDGGRYDVQLYDRQRNAVYWEEEPTEVRRCTWFYKGDTDSRFIPYSEDFSDKLEAEYKRAVSTNQWHRRLEFPSGETIVMHNPKVIVQFQPSSMPDQWGTTQDGETRPRVVKRGIDDDHDEVPDGELHKIDHLVFMVHGIGPVCDLRFRSMIECVDDFRNVSLKLLHSHFKKSLDEHAVSRVEFLPVQWHTALHGDATGVDRRIKRITLPSTGRLRHFTNETLLDVLFYNSPTYCQTIMDTVALEMNRLYALFLKRNPDYRGGVSVAGHSLGSLILFDLLSNQKTVSPALGFPVTPTANGEVKQVTPPPPAAAQGNIAPAAVEEQAKEEEEEFDDLAGVLQHLGLSEYKGTFDEEKIDIESFLMCTIEDLKEMGIPLGPRKKISKFVKERVNRQASQKKTEEVKDSQAAATQAATEAAADSTVKRLPAGNATSSVHVNYDYFEVGTGQVSVVYHTLDFEPVNFFALGSPIGMFLTVRGLEKIEESYQLPTCRGFFNIYHPLDPVAYRIEPMIVPDLELKPVLIPHYKGRKRLHLELKESLSRMGSDLKQGFISSLRTAWQTLNDFARAHTSSALQAELAIVANQIEEEEKHVQEVAAEKIPESPEPPKEEDPQVKIGMLNGGNRIDYVLQEKPIESFNEYLFALQSHLCYWQSEDTALLILREIYRNMGIHPEHALH, encoded by the exons ATGGCAGatagaaaaaataacaatgtcCCCAACAGCAGCGCGAATTTACTGTTTAGTGCCGCtccagactttagctttaacctGCCTTTCATGCCGGTGAGCCAGGCGTCAGGCCCGGCGGTGCTGTCAGGAG ATGATTCTACTGACGTCGGAGAAGAAGACAGTTTTCTTGGTCAGACCTCTGCCAACGGTCCGGCTGCCTCCTCCACGTTCAGCTACTTCTCTAACCCCGTAACGACCTCTGACCCCTTTGCCGGTATCGGTCAGTCACCATGTCCACCAGCAGGACTGTCCTCAGCCTTAACAGCTGCTGGACCTGTTTCTTTTCCCAGCAGCATCGCCATGTCTCCCCCTCCACCATCCACAGtttcacaaatgaacccccctCCCTCAACATTTGGCAGTGCTGTTTATCAGAGTCCGCTGGGGCGACAGACTCCACCCCCTACAACGATGACCCCGCCCCCTGCTCAGATGCAGCCGCAGCATCATAACCCGTACCGCCACACGGCCTCCAGCAGCAGAGCCAGTCCTTACATTCCAGCTCCAGAGATTCTGCCTCCACCACACACACCTCAGCAAACTCCGTACTCTCTCAGCTCTCCCCCTCAGATGTTCTCCCCACCGGGATCCACGTTCACCCCT CCTCCTCCAACAAACCTCGCAGGACCTCCACCTCCTGCTAGCACAGCTGGAGCCGTAGTTCCTGCAGGTCCCATGATGCCGTACAACTACAACGTGTACGAGCAGGTTCAGCCGCACTGGTTTTACTGCAAGAAGGTGGAGCAGAAGAGTGTTTGGCTTCCTTTCAGCATCTTCGATTCCCTTCAGCTCGAGGAGACGTACAACTCGG TTCAGCCAGACCCGGAGAGCGTGATCGTACGAACAGACGGCGGGCGCTACGACGTCCAGCTCTACGACCGTCAGCGCAATGCTGTGTACTGGGAGGAGGAGCCTACAGAGGTCCGGCGCTGCACCTGGTTTTACAAAGGCGACACGGACAGTCGCTTCATTCCGTACTCTGAAGACTTCAGCGACAAGCTGGAG GCGGAATACAAGAGGGCGGTGTCTACAAACCAGTGGCACCGCAGACTGGAGTTCCCCTCAGGAGAAACCATCGTCATGCACAATCCAAAG gTCATAGTCCAGTTCCAGCCCTCCTCCATGCCTGATCAGTGGGGAACGACGCAGGATGGGGAGACCAGGCCCCGAGTGGTGAAGAGAGGAATTGATGATGACCACGATGAAGTTCCAGATG GTGAGCTCCATAAGATCGATCATCTGGTGTTCATGGTTCACGGGATCGGTCCGGTGTGTGACCTGAGGTTCAGGAGCATGATTGAGTGTG TGGATGACTTCCGCAACGTGTCCCTGAAGCTGCTGCACAGCCACTTTAAGAAGTCGCTGGATGAGCACGCCGTGAGCCGGGTGGAGTTCCTGCCCGTGCAGTGGCACACGGCTCTGCACGGAGACGCCACCGGCGTGGACAG GAGGATCAAGAGGATCACGCTGCCGAGCACCGGGCGTTTACGCCACTTCACCAACGAGACTTTGTTGGACGTGCTTTTCTACAACAGCCCCACCTACTGCCAGACCATCATGGACACGGTGGCTCTGGAGATGAACCGGCTCTACGCCCTGTTCCTGAAGAGGAACCCGGACTACAGAGGAGGGGTGTCGGTGGCTGGACACAGCTTAG GTTCTTTGATCCTCTTTGATCTGCTCTCCAATCAGAAAACAGTCTCTCCTGCCCTCGGTTTTCCAGTCACGCCCACTGCTAACGGAGAGGTCAAACAG GTGACaccacctcctcctgctgctgctcaggGAAATATCGCTCCTGCAGCTGTGGAGGAGCAGGccaaagaagaggaggaggagtttgatgatcttgcagGTGTGCTGCAACACCTGGGCCTGTCAGAGTACAAGGGCACCTTTGATGAGGAGAAGATCGACATTGAATCTTTT CTTATGTGCACAATTGAAGACCTGAAGGAGATGGGAATTCCTCTGGGTCCCAGGAAGAAGATCAGCAAGTTTGTCAAAGAGCGAGTGAACAGACAG GCTTCTCAGAAGAAGACAGAAGAAGTTAAGGACAGTCAAGCTGCAGCGACACAAGCCGCCACTGAAGCCGCCGCTGATTCCACTGTGAAGAGACTTCCAGCAGGCAACGCCACCTCATCTGTTCACGTCAACTACGACTACTTTGAAGTTGGGACGGGACAG GTGTCAGTGGTCTACCACACTCTGGACTTTGAACCGGTGAACTTCTTCGCTTTGGGTTCTCCGATCGGCATGTTTCTGACGGTCCGAGGACTGGAGAAGATCGAGGAGTCGTATCAACTCCCCACCTGCAGGGGCTTCTTCAACATCTACCACCCG CTGGACCCGGTGGCGTATCGGATCGAGCCCATGATAGTACCCGACCTGGAGCTGAAGCCGGTTCTGATCCCTCATTACAAAGGAAGGAAGAGGCTTCATTTAG AACTAAAGGAGAGCCTCTCCAGGATGGGCTCCGACCTGAAACAGGGCTTCATCAGCTCCCTGAGGACCGCCTGGCAGACGCTCAACGACTTTGCTCGCGCTCACACCTCGTCCGCACTCCAAGCTGAACTGGCCATCGTGGCTAATCAGattgaagaggaggagaagcacGTGCAGGAGG TTGCAGCAGAGAAGATTCCAGAAAGCCCTGAGCCTCCGAAGGAGGAGGATCCTCAGGTGAAGATCGGGATGCTGAATGGAGGAAATCGCATCGATTACGTCCTGCAGGAGAAACCCATCGAGAGCTTCAACGAGTATCTGTTCGCCCTCCAGAGTCACCTCTGCTACTG GCAGTCAGAAGACACGGCTCTGCTCATCCTCAGAGAGATCTATAGGAACATGGGGATCCATCCTGAACATGCGCTGCACTGA
- the LOC112161590 gene encoding SEC23-interacting protein isoform X2 has translation MSPPPPSTVSQMNPPPSTFGSAVYQSPLGRQTPPPTTMTPPPAQMQPQHHNPYRHTASSSRASPYIPAPEILPPPHTPQQTPYSLSSPPQMFSPPGSTFTPPPPTNLAGPPPPASTAGAVVPAGPMMPYNYNVYEQVQPHWFYCKKVEQKSVWLPFSIFDSLQLEETYNSVQPDPESVIVRTDGGRYDVQLYDRQRNAVYWEEEPTEVRRCTWFYKGDTDSRFIPYSEDFSDKLEAEYKRAVSTNQWHRRLEFPSGETIVMHNPKVIVQFQPSSMPDQWGTTQDGETRPRVVKRGIDDDHDEVPDGELHKIDHLVFMVHGIGPVCDLRFRSMIECVDDFRNVSLKLLHSHFKKSLDEHAVSRVEFLPVQWHTALHGDATGVDRRIKRITLPSTGRLRHFTNETLLDVLFYNSPTYCQTIMDTVALEMNRLYALFLKRNPDYRGGVSVAGHSLGSLILFDLLSNQKTVSPALGFPVTPTANGEVKQVTPPPPAAAQGNIAPAAVEEQAKEEEEEFDDLAGVLQHLGLSEYKGTFDEEKIDIESFLMCTIEDLKEMGIPLGPRKKISKFVKERVNRQASQKKTEEVKDSQAAATQAATEAAADSTVKRLPAGNATSSVHVNYDYFEVGTGQVSVVYHTLDFEPVNFFALGSPIGMFLTVRGLEKIEESYQLPTCRGFFNIYHPLDPVAYRIEPMIVPDLELKPVLIPHYKGRKRLHLELKESLSRMGSDLKQGFISSLRTAWQTLNDFARAHTSSALQAELAIVANQIEEEEKHVQEVAAEKIPESPEPPKEEDPQVKIGMLNGGNRIDYVLQEKPIESFNEYLFALQSHLCYWQSEDTALLILREIYRNMGIHPEHALH, from the exons ATGTCTCCCCCTCCACCATCCACAGtttcacaaatgaacccccctCCCTCAACATTTGGCAGTGCTGTTTATCAGAGTCCGCTGGGGCGACAGACTCCACCCCCTACAACGATGACCCCGCCCCCTGCTCAGATGCAGCCGCAGCATCATAACCCGTACCGCCACACGGCCTCCAGCAGCAGAGCCAGTCCTTACATTCCAGCTCCAGAGATTCTGCCTCCACCACACACACCTCAGCAAACTCCGTACTCTCTCAGCTCTCCCCCTCAGATGTTCTCCCCACCGGGATCCACGTTCACCCCT CCTCCTCCAACAAACCTCGCAGGACCTCCACCTCCTGCTAGCACAGCTGGAGCCGTAGTTCCTGCAGGTCCCATGATGCCGTACAACTACAACGTGTACGAGCAGGTTCAGCCGCACTGGTTTTACTGCAAGAAGGTGGAGCAGAAGAGTGTTTGGCTTCCTTTCAGCATCTTCGATTCCCTTCAGCTCGAGGAGACGTACAACTCGG TTCAGCCAGACCCGGAGAGCGTGATCGTACGAACAGACGGCGGGCGCTACGACGTCCAGCTCTACGACCGTCAGCGCAATGCTGTGTACTGGGAGGAGGAGCCTACAGAGGTCCGGCGCTGCACCTGGTTTTACAAAGGCGACACGGACAGTCGCTTCATTCCGTACTCTGAAGACTTCAGCGACAAGCTGGAG GCGGAATACAAGAGGGCGGTGTCTACAAACCAGTGGCACCGCAGACTGGAGTTCCCCTCAGGAGAAACCATCGTCATGCACAATCCAAAG gTCATAGTCCAGTTCCAGCCCTCCTCCATGCCTGATCAGTGGGGAACGACGCAGGATGGGGAGACCAGGCCCCGAGTGGTGAAGAGAGGAATTGATGATGACCACGATGAAGTTCCAGATG GTGAGCTCCATAAGATCGATCATCTGGTGTTCATGGTTCACGGGATCGGTCCGGTGTGTGACCTGAGGTTCAGGAGCATGATTGAGTGTG TGGATGACTTCCGCAACGTGTCCCTGAAGCTGCTGCACAGCCACTTTAAGAAGTCGCTGGATGAGCACGCCGTGAGCCGGGTGGAGTTCCTGCCCGTGCAGTGGCACACGGCTCTGCACGGAGACGCCACCGGCGTGGACAG GAGGATCAAGAGGATCACGCTGCCGAGCACCGGGCGTTTACGCCACTTCACCAACGAGACTTTGTTGGACGTGCTTTTCTACAACAGCCCCACCTACTGCCAGACCATCATGGACACGGTGGCTCTGGAGATGAACCGGCTCTACGCCCTGTTCCTGAAGAGGAACCCGGACTACAGAGGAGGGGTGTCGGTGGCTGGACACAGCTTAG GTTCTTTGATCCTCTTTGATCTGCTCTCCAATCAGAAAACAGTCTCTCCTGCCCTCGGTTTTCCAGTCACGCCCACTGCTAACGGAGAGGTCAAACAG GTGACaccacctcctcctgctgctgctcaggGAAATATCGCTCCTGCAGCTGTGGAGGAGCAGGccaaagaagaggaggaggagtttgatgatcttgcagGTGTGCTGCAACACCTGGGCCTGTCAGAGTACAAGGGCACCTTTGATGAGGAGAAGATCGACATTGAATCTTTT CTTATGTGCACAATTGAAGACCTGAAGGAGATGGGAATTCCTCTGGGTCCCAGGAAGAAGATCAGCAAGTTTGTCAAAGAGCGAGTGAACAGACAG GCTTCTCAGAAGAAGACAGAAGAAGTTAAGGACAGTCAAGCTGCAGCGACACAAGCCGCCACTGAAGCCGCCGCTGATTCCACTGTGAAGAGACTTCCAGCAGGCAACGCCACCTCATCTGTTCACGTCAACTACGACTACTTTGAAGTTGGGACGGGACAG GTGTCAGTGGTCTACCACACTCTGGACTTTGAACCGGTGAACTTCTTCGCTTTGGGTTCTCCGATCGGCATGTTTCTGACGGTCCGAGGACTGGAGAAGATCGAGGAGTCGTATCAACTCCCCACCTGCAGGGGCTTCTTCAACATCTACCACCCG CTGGACCCGGTGGCGTATCGGATCGAGCCCATGATAGTACCCGACCTGGAGCTGAAGCCGGTTCTGATCCCTCATTACAAAGGAAGGAAGAGGCTTCATTTAG AACTAAAGGAGAGCCTCTCCAGGATGGGCTCCGACCTGAAACAGGGCTTCATCAGCTCCCTGAGGACCGCCTGGCAGACGCTCAACGACTTTGCTCGCGCTCACACCTCGTCCGCACTCCAAGCTGAACTGGCCATCGTGGCTAATCAGattgaagaggaggagaagcacGTGCAGGAGG TTGCAGCAGAGAAGATTCCAGAAAGCCCTGAGCCTCCGAAGGAGGAGGATCCTCAGGTGAAGATCGGGATGCTGAATGGAGGAAATCGCATCGATTACGTCCTGCAGGAGAAACCCATCGAGAGCTTCAACGAGTATCTGTTCGCCCTCCAGAGTCACCTCTGCTACTG GCAGTCAGAAGACACGGCTCTGCTCATCCTCAGAGAGATCTATAGGAACATGGGGATCCATCCTGAACATGCGCTGCACTGA